Proteins from one Paenibacillus amylolyticus genomic window:
- a CDS encoding SulP family inorganic anion transporter has product MNTLKQQWFGNIRGDVLAGITVALALIPEAIAFSIIAGVDPMVGLYASITIAIVISIAGGRPGMISAATGAMAVLMVGLVKDYGVEYLFAATILTGIIQFILGIFKVGRFITFVPHSVLTGFVNALAILIFMAQLTHFTGANWIMYAMVAGTLAIVYILPRFFKGIPAPLIAIIVMTIITLVFHLDVRTVGDMGNITSTLPMFHLPNIAWTWDMLMILLPYSFTMALVGLLESLLTATIVDEMTETKSSKNREVRGQGIANFVNGLFGGMGGCAMIGQSVINVKSGGRGRLSTFTAGAFLAILLLLFSGVVKQVPMGALVGVMFMVCIGTFDWSSIKNIARVPRAEAFVMIVTVAIVVYTHDLSIGVMVGVVLSVLHFGWKQTKIRVQASQEQGQKVYRVNGPFFFGSSSSFVDEFDAEADPKEITIDFGGSHIWDNTAVVAIGKVKFKYAKLGKTVHLRGLNEESTRILERSGFATAGGHGS; this is encoded by the coding sequence ATGAATACGTTAAAACAACAATGGTTTGGCAACATTCGCGGAGATGTGCTGGCAGGCATTACGGTAGCGCTGGCGTTAATTCCGGAAGCCATTGCTTTCTCCATCATTGCAGGAGTCGATCCCATGGTCGGGTTGTATGCTTCGATTACGATTGCGATTGTGATCTCGATTGCAGGTGGAAGACCAGGCATGATCTCGGCGGCAACAGGGGCCATGGCGGTACTGATGGTTGGACTCGTCAAGGATTATGGCGTGGAATATCTTTTTGCAGCTACGATATTGACGGGTATTATTCAATTTATTTTAGGCATATTTAAGGTTGGACGATTTATTACGTTTGTGCCTCATTCGGTGTTAACCGGATTCGTGAATGCACTGGCGATTCTGATCTTTATGGCGCAGTTAACTCACTTCACGGGAGCGAACTGGATTATGTATGCGATGGTAGCGGGTACGCTGGCGATTGTCTATATTTTGCCACGGTTTTTCAAAGGCATTCCGGCTCCACTGATTGCAATTATCGTGATGACGATTATTACCTTGGTGTTTCATCTCGACGTAAGGACTGTCGGTGACATGGGAAATATAACGAGTACGCTGCCGATGTTCCATTTGCCGAATATTGCGTGGACCTGGGACATGCTAATGATTCTGCTGCCTTATTCATTCACCATGGCATTGGTCGGTTTGCTGGAATCCTTGCTGACGGCAACCATTGTGGATGAGATGACCGAAACCAAGAGCAGCAAGAACCGTGAGGTGCGTGGTCAGGGGATCGCAAATTTCGTGAACGGTTTGTTTGGCGGCATGGGCGGCTGTGCGATGATCGGGCAGTCGGTCATTAATGTGAAGTCTGGCGGACGTGGAAGATTATCTACGTTTACTGCGGGTGCGTTCCTCGCAATCCTGTTGCTGCTGTTCAGCGGTGTGGTGAAACAGGTACCGATGGGGGCGCTCGTTGGTGTGATGTTTATGGTGTGTATCGGAACATTCGACTGGAGTTCCATCAAAAATATTGCTCGCGTGCCGCGAGCGGAAGCCTTTGTCATGATCGTGACGGTGGCGATTGTGGTCTATACCCACGATCTGTCGATCGGGGTTATGGTCGGCGTTGTGCTCAGTGTGCTGCATTTTGGCTGGAAACAGACCAAGATTCGCGTACAGGCGAGCCAGGAACAAGGGCAGAAGGTATACCGGGTCAACGGACCGTTCTTCTTTGGATCTTCGTCCAGCTTCGTGGATGAATTCGATGCAGAAGCTGATCCGAAGGAGATCACAATTGATTTCGGAGGTTCACATATCTGGGATAATACCGCGGTTGTGGCTATTGGCAAAGTGAAGTTCAAATACGCGAAGCTTGGCAAAACCGTGCACCTGCGGGGGTTGAACGAAGAGAGTACTCGTATTCTTGAACGGAGTGGATTTGCCACAGCTGGCGGGCACGGTTCATAA
- a CDS encoding DEAD/DEAH box helicase: MANFEQLGIRPEWCEILKHQGIAVPTPVQERSIPVLLGGRDIIAEAQTGTGKTLAFLLPIIQKINVSDRSPQALIIAPTRELALQITEEAKKLTANDDKLHVLAVYGGQDVDKQLRKLQNGTQIVIGTPGRLLDHLRRGTLNLNNVKKLVLDEADQMLHMGFLDDVETILSELPHKRQTMLFSATMPKGIRNLAKTYMKDPEDVKVSSQSVIPIKQIRQQVLECTDRGKLEALRGLIDTYRPYLAIIFCRTKRRASKLNQDLREAGYASDELHGDLSQSKRENVMKAFRDAKLQVLVATDVAARGLDVEGVTHVFNYDMPHDAESYIHRIGRTGRAGGTGLAVTFATEHDRPELARIEQGIDQKLARIQWTSEGPIASTGAARRSINSRG; this comes from the coding sequence TTGGCAAACTTTGAACAACTGGGCATTCGCCCGGAATGGTGCGAGATCCTGAAACATCAGGGCATCGCCGTGCCGACTCCGGTACAGGAGCGTTCGATTCCGGTACTGCTGGGCGGACGCGATATTATCGCCGAGGCACAGACAGGCACAGGGAAAACGCTGGCTTTTTTGCTGCCGATTATTCAGAAAATTAATGTATCTGACCGTTCCCCGCAAGCGTTGATTATCGCGCCGACGCGTGAGCTTGCGCTGCAAATCACGGAAGAAGCGAAGAAGCTCACGGCAAACGACGATAAACTGCACGTGCTTGCCGTATACGGCGGGCAGGATGTGGACAAGCAACTGCGCAAATTGCAGAACGGTACCCAGATCGTTATTGGCACACCGGGTCGTCTTTTGGACCACCTGCGCCGTGGCACGTTGAATCTTAATAATGTAAAAAAACTGGTACTGGATGAAGCCGACCAAATGCTGCATATGGGCTTCCTGGACGATGTGGAGACGATTCTTAGCGAGCTGCCACACAAACGCCAAACAATGCTGTTCTCCGCAACGATGCCAAAGGGCATTCGCAACCTGGCGAAGACCTACATGAAAGATCCGGAAGATGTAAAAGTATCTTCCCAATCGGTGATCCCGATCAAACAAATTCGTCAGCAAGTGCTGGAATGTACGGATCGCGGCAAGCTTGAAGCGCTTCGCGGCTTGATTGATACGTATCGCCCATACCTCGCGATCATTTTCTGCCGGACCAAGCGTCGTGCATCCAAGCTGAACCAAGACCTGCGTGAAGCGGGTTATGCAAGTGATGAACTTCATGGGGATCTGTCCCAATCCAAGCGTGAGAATGTAATGAAAGCGTTCCGCGATGCCAAGCTGCAAGTGCTGGTTGCTACAGATGTAGCTGCACGTGGACTTGATGTTGAAGGCGTAACGCATGTCTTTAACTACGATATGCCGCATGATGCGGAAAGTTATATTCACCGGATTGGTCGTACGGGCCGTGCAGGCGGTACAGGTCTTGCTGTAACGTTTGCAACAGAGCATGACAGACCGGAACTTGCCCGTATTGAACAAGGGATTGACCAGAAGCTGGCGCGTATCCAGTGGACGAGCGAAGGTCCAATTGCTTCGACTGGAGCGGCCAGACGTTCCATCAACAGTCGGGGATGA
- a CDS encoding vWA domain-containing protein, with translation MLRTRKIRWLSGTMVLLVILTLLLPQALLPQAAAAQAQTSGIDAVLVADVSNSMNTSDRDKISNEAMKMFIDMLPVQGDKVGIVAYTDQVEREKAMLTIQSDADKSSLKDFIDQLGRGPYTDVSVGVGEAINILNHGADPAHSPMIVLLADGNNDFNKTKGRTQAQSDADLAKSVKEAQDQGIPVYTIGLNADGKLNKDALADLAKQTGGKSFITDTPDDLPQILSEIFADHAKLNVVKLPSVTGNGSYQEVTVNVPNDSVLEANISIMSSKPVEVQLTDPSGQAVDLNSDAAKLSTSKSYSLVKLLKPQEGDWKLRVKGAPKDSIDINLLFNYDLQLVVDPIKTKSYTKGDKVDLAAKLENGGQPLQDNDLYADMKATLVVKDVDTGKSEEQPLENTGSGFAGTFEVPDNHNYELVIRAEEDSFYRESEPITINAGGATGSGSQPTTSGGEQDKPIPWLPVILGAIALIVVGVGAWFLMGWLKRKNRGFVGQMIVEIRDENTGDKSYPQYKKLVSFRGRFHLHQLLQLDPELKETEKYVFTPSNGDRIIVRNTAGGTLEKSGRAVDASSGVELKNGDRLSIPLQQTDKTILIEYLV, from the coding sequence ATGCTGCGGACACGCAAAATACGCTGGCTCAGCGGAACGATGGTTCTGCTGGTTATTCTAACGCTACTGCTACCTCAAGCGTTGCTGCCACAAGCTGCAGCGGCTCAGGCACAGACAAGCGGAATCGATGCGGTACTTGTAGCCGATGTAAGTAATTCAATGAATACAAGTGACCGTGACAAGATCAGTAATGAAGCCATGAAAATGTTTATTGATATGCTGCCCGTCCAGGGGGACAAGGTAGGGATTGTCGCTTATACCGATCAGGTGGAGCGGGAAAAGGCAATGCTTACGATTCAGTCCGATGCGGACAAGAGCAGCCTCAAGGATTTTATTGATCAGCTCGGCCGTGGGCCATATACCGATGTCTCCGTAGGTGTCGGCGAAGCCATAAACATACTGAATCATGGAGCAGACCCAGCTCATTCGCCAATGATCGTGCTGCTGGCGGATGGCAACAATGATTTTAACAAAACCAAAGGCCGTACACAGGCTCAATCGGACGCTGATCTGGCGAAATCCGTGAAGGAAGCACAGGATCAGGGTATCCCGGTGTATACGATTGGACTGAACGCGGATGGCAAGCTGAACAAGGATGCACTTGCAGACCTCGCGAAGCAGACCGGAGGCAAGTCATTCATTACCGATACGCCGGATGATCTGCCACAGATTCTGAGTGAGATCTTCGCCGATCATGCCAAACTGAATGTGGTGAAGCTGCCCTCTGTAACAGGAAACGGCAGTTATCAGGAAGTTACCGTGAACGTGCCAAACGATAGTGTACTGGAAGCAAACATTTCGATCATGTCTTCGAAGCCGGTGGAAGTGCAATTGACGGACCCATCGGGACAAGCCGTGGATCTGAACTCGGATGCAGCCAAGCTCTCGACATCGAAGAGTTATTCGCTCGTGAAGCTGTTGAAACCCCAGGAGGGAGACTGGAAACTTCGGGTAAAAGGGGCTCCCAAAGACAGCATTGATATCAACCTGCTGTTCAACTATGATCTTCAACTCGTTGTGGACCCGATTAAGACCAAGTCCTATACCAAAGGGGACAAGGTAGATCTTGCTGCCAAACTGGAGAATGGCGGTCAGCCGCTTCAGGATAATGATCTGTATGCAGATATGAAGGCCACGCTGGTTGTGAAAGATGTCGATACAGGCAAAAGTGAAGAACAACCGCTGGAAAACACAGGATCTGGTTTTGCCGGAACCTTTGAAGTACCGGACAATCATAACTATGAATTGGTCATTCGGGCAGAAGAAGACAGTTTCTACCGAGAAAGTGAGCCAATCACGATTAACGCAGGCGGAGCAACCGGAAGCGGATCTCAACCGACAACATCAGGTGGTGAACAGGACAAACCGATTCCATGGTTACCTGTCATTCTCGGTGCAATAGCTCTAATCGTGGTCGGTGTTGGTGCCTGGTTCCTGATGGGCTGGCTGAAACGCAAAAACCGGGGATTTGTCGGTCAGATGATCGTTGAGATTCGTGATGAGAACACGGGCGACAAGTCATATCCACAATATAAAAAGCTGGTATCCTTCCGGGGCCGATTCCATCTGCATCAGTTGTTGCAACTGGACCCTGAGCTGAAGGAAACCGAAAAATATGTATTTACGCCCAGCAATGGGGATCGAATTATCGTCCGTAACACCGCAGGCGGTACGCTGGAGAAATCCGGTCGTGCAGTCGATGCAAGCTCAGGCGTTGAACTGAAGAACGGTGACCGACTGAGCATCCCGCTGCAACAGACGGACAAAACGATTTTAATTGAGTATCTGGTGTGA
- a CDS encoding transcription initiation factor TFIID, which translates to MEFNSNNTLKRDLEKYAAQYAIEQERQGSLGDGRSSIHYPALFLFVGDLVAPAVSAVQEINRLKWDNGDGVVYIQIGTDDQETAPGETSNSGSSDDGQVTRHRLPLSAGQTERPSKTRRKDVHRSFHESDQALFDLNRTLRRVSNRIAEYGRLYSSFDRIYVTVVTRADDPLNVLLPELTKLTEIILSQAFKSVQTDLHVLVSEMEQVDSFGYASAAGLAFLRELDYMQSLDYTFSGNLLVTEDGISIPVTHHASPLFDLVYLLSDKNERGTGVPGGWIENSEIICRICLLKNRKQDADHSGTVSSTGANTYNNTSFKNNIRTTSDQHGYASAGFAEIRRPNKPIALAVLYHMYRYLLARMRQEPDWSIKDKLAFFGLDAASVERKVEGLLPNEDLVSGMSGIMTHNVSFSDLKPLSLREAERALFGQGAETYFRDNVARLVEERVRERSSGGSLRRQAEQSRAEHPEVGYFQWAAWSDGEPGSVREALLGLIRDKSVQLESARALLEQRQQERVEDQSFKRALFRDKQNVRNLIDCMLERVYVPKVDLLRLENELHLLRIYDTEMEELHHYSRHVTAALEALERTLRDTAAQSIAAADEYIGQNVMEYYGKVTEELITDLEAKRGRDVWFEDRYMGDMNRLATEGDDRLLKRLMEVCHSLLLTAEPLRLPFEEELLQRANVTIAYGDKDVLTRDDLFRRLYHTLEDQAVVRVRVFDYTQEHRYEEKYFFGDHHSAFMDYAAHAEETSRIYKLGVVYEERSSGVEKLNLMGGFHLEDLMVYRNGKVYYDSYTENGYELHPAGLAEKLSPVR; encoded by the coding sequence ATGGAGTTCAATTCGAACAATACCCTGAAGCGTGATCTGGAGAAGTATGCAGCGCAGTATGCAATAGAGCAGGAGCGTCAAGGCAGCCTGGGTGATGGACGAAGCAGTATCCATTACCCGGCGCTGTTCCTGTTTGTGGGCGATCTGGTTGCTCCCGCCGTGTCTGCCGTACAGGAGATCAATCGGCTGAAATGGGATAACGGAGACGGTGTGGTCTACATTCAGATCGGGACAGATGATCAGGAAACGGCGCCGGGTGAAACGAGCAATAGTGGCTCGTCCGATGATGGTCAGGTAACTCGTCATCGCTTGCCTCTGTCTGCTGGGCAGACGGAGCGACCGTCCAAAACACGGCGTAAAGATGTACATCGCAGTTTCCACGAATCGGATCAGGCTCTCTTTGACCTGAATCGTACACTTCGGCGGGTTAGTAACCGAATTGCCGAATATGGACGGCTGTACTCGTCATTTGATCGAATTTACGTTACGGTGGTAACCAGAGCCGATGATCCATTGAATGTATTATTGCCAGAGCTCACCAAGCTGACGGAGATCATTTTGTCCCAAGCCTTCAAGTCGGTGCAGACTGATCTGCATGTATTGGTCAGCGAGATGGAACAGGTGGATTCCTTCGGGTATGCCAGCGCGGCAGGTCTTGCTTTCCTGCGGGAGCTGGATTATATGCAGTCCTTGGACTACACGTTCAGCGGGAATCTGCTGGTGACGGAGGATGGGATCTCCATTCCGGTTACACATCACGCGTCACCATTGTTTGATCTGGTATATCTGTTGTCCGACAAAAATGAGCGTGGAACCGGCGTTCCCGGGGGCTGGATCGAAAATTCCGAGATCATCTGCCGGATCTGCCTGCTGAAGAACAGGAAGCAGGATGCGGATCACTCGGGTACTGTTTCAAGCACGGGAGCGAACACGTACAACAATACATCTTTTAAAAACAATATTCGTACCACCTCGGATCAGCATGGTTATGCAAGCGCGGGTTTTGCCGAGATCAGGCGGCCCAACAAACCGATTGCCTTGGCGGTGTTATACCACATGTATCGGTACCTGCTCGCGCGCATGCGGCAGGAGCCGGATTGGAGCATCAAGGACAAGCTCGCTTTCTTCGGATTGGACGCGGCCTCGGTAGAGCGTAAAGTCGAAGGTCTGTTGCCCAATGAAGATCTGGTTAGTGGCATGAGTGGCATCATGACGCATAACGTCAGTTTCTCCGATCTGAAGCCGCTCTCGCTTCGTGAAGCGGAGAGAGCGCTGTTTGGGCAAGGCGCTGAAACGTACTTCCGCGATAACGTCGCCCGTCTTGTCGAAGAGCGTGTGCGAGAGCGAAGCTCCGGCGGTTCTCTCCGTCGTCAGGCTGAACAATCCCGCGCGGAGCATCCAGAGGTGGGATACTTCCAGTGGGCAGCCTGGAGTGACGGTGAGCCTGGCAGTGTACGTGAAGCGCTGCTCGGACTGATCCGGGATAAATCGGTGCAGCTTGAATCGGCACGTGCCCTGCTTGAGCAGCGTCAGCAAGAGCGAGTGGAAGATCAATCGTTCAAACGGGCGTTGTTCCGTGATAAGCAGAATGTACGCAATCTGATTGACTGCATGCTGGAACGAGTGTATGTACCCAAGGTAGACTTGCTGCGACTGGAAAATGAATTACATCTACTGCGTATCTACGATACGGAGATGGAAGAGCTTCACCATTATAGTCGCCATGTCACAGCAGCCCTTGAAGCGCTGGAACGCACACTGCGAGACACAGCCGCCCAAAGTATCGCCGCTGCGGATGAATACATCGGCCAGAACGTGATGGAGTACTACGGCAAAGTGACGGAAGAGCTGATCACTGACCTGGAAGCCAAGCGCGGACGGGATGTATGGTTTGAGGACCGTTACATGGGGGATATGAACCGGCTTGCAACGGAAGGTGATGACCGACTGCTGAAACGTCTGATGGAGGTATGTCACTCGTTGCTGCTTACAGCCGAGCCGTTGCGACTGCCATTTGAAGAAGAACTGCTGCAGCGGGCCAATGTAACGATTGCTTACGGAGACAAAGACGTATTGACCCGCGATGATCTGTTCCGCAGGTTATACCACACGCTGGAGGATCAGGCGGTCGTCCGGGTACGGGTGTTCGATTATACGCAGGAACATCGGTATGAAGAGAAGTACTTCTTTGGTGACCATCATAGTGCTTTCATGGACTATGCGGCGCATGCCGAAGAGACGTCACGCATCTACAAGCTGGGTGTGGTGTACGAAGAACGCAGCAGTGGTGTGGAGAAGCTGAATCTGATGGGAGGTTTCCATCTGGAGGATCTTATGGTGTATCGGAACGGCAAGGTATATTATGACTCGTACACAGAGAATGGCTATGAACTTCACCCCGCAGGTCTGGCGGAGAAGTTGTCACCCGTTCGTTAA
- a CDS encoding vWA domain-containing protein: MQRKINLLLVLFSLIGGAVGFAAGEIMLRQWLGEMPRLLLMGLYFGVLALSVGLFCLIAEMISPKLNGASWKLRYLGLSWKLLVPATLALLFVVGLALQLLYQINPGGVKQVKDIILMIDNSGSMSETDPDNGRFEAAKTLISQMESDKQVAVITFDDQPQLLQPFIALDSDAAKNEVYSKIDGIVTTSGGTNFDAVLREGMEQIQGKQDPKRGTVVILLSDGFSEADTADILSQYASEQISINTVGLSLVDPSGTDLLRNIAQQTGGMYYDVPDSGGLNLAFQQIYDTIDERTLVTERTGMMEHSVYLAIFRVVAVLLIGVALGVSLGLVFDNRHLALSFGIGGAVSGLLAGLLLEWGLDGSNVGDTFVRLGAMLILSGVLTLFSWIVPIKENTPRKSRGRREAGGGTSSAEGFSQRARDSRSKGF, encoded by the coding sequence ATGCAGCGAAAAATCAATCTTCTCCTGGTCCTGTTCAGCCTGATTGGCGGGGCAGTAGGCTTTGCGGCAGGGGAAATCATGCTGCGTCAATGGCTTGGGGAAATGCCGCGTCTGTTGCTGATGGGTTTATACTTTGGCGTACTTGCGCTTAGCGTTGGATTATTCTGTTTGATCGCCGAGATGATCTCACCCAAGCTGAATGGCGCTTCATGGAAGCTCCGATATCTGGGACTGTCATGGAAATTGCTCGTTCCGGCAACACTCGCTCTGTTGTTTGTTGTTGGACTCGCGCTGCAATTGCTGTATCAGATCAATCCGGGCGGTGTGAAGCAAGTAAAAGATATTATACTGATGATCGACAACTCGGGAAGCATGAGTGAGACAGATCCGGATAACGGACGCTTTGAAGCAGCCAAGACACTGATCAGCCAAATGGAGAGTGACAAACAGGTAGCTGTCATTACGTTTGATGATCAGCCTCAGTTGTTGCAACCGTTTATTGCGCTGGATAGTGATGCGGCCAAGAATGAGGTGTATAGCAAAATCGATGGCATTGTCACGACTTCAGGCGGCACCAATTTTGATGCCGTACTGCGGGAAGGCATGGAACAAATCCAGGGCAAACAGGACCCGAAACGCGGTACCGTTGTCATCTTGTTATCCGATGGCTTCAGTGAAGCGGATACGGCCGATATTTTGTCCCAATATGCGAGTGAACAGATATCGATCAATACAGTCGGTTTAAGTCTAGTGGACCCATCAGGTACGGATCTGCTGCGTAATATTGCCCAGCAAACGGGTGGCATGTACTATGATGTACCGGACTCAGGTGGTCTGAATCTGGCATTCCAGCAGATCTACGATACGATTGATGAACGGACGCTGGTGACGGAGCGCACGGGTATGATGGAGCATAGCGTTTATCTGGCGATTTTCCGTGTCGTTGCCGTGCTGCTGATTGGCGTAGCACTGGGTGTATCTCTTGGACTTGTATTCGATAATCGTCATCTTGCGCTCAGCTTTGGTATTGGCGGTGCGGTATCGGGTCTACTGGCAGGGCTTTTGCTGGAATGGGGCCTCGACGGTTCGAACGTGGGGGATACCTTCGTACGACTTGGTGCGATGCTCATCTTATCCGGCGTACTGACCCTGTTCTCCTGGATTGTCCCGATTAAGGAGAACACGCCGCGGA